A genome region from Desulfovibrio sp. includes the following:
- a CDS encoding sulfite exporter TauE/SafE family protein, whose translation MTGLLVGLLVGLTGVGGILIPPALILLSGLEPHEAMGTALASFFPIALVGTYMYRRLGHVDWSQAVPYMMGGLAALPGAMINAHINASPLVILLASIILFAGVCVLRPPKAGGSVFWQSRTGFFIIGAATAFLAGMTGAGGPVLSIPWMIAAGVSPMTAVGLAMPYQVVTALFGTVGNIQAGHVDFELLPALCLLETAGFGLGVALARRTPTATLRTLIGGVCCLLGLVLLVRGISG comes from the coding sequence GTGACAGGCCTTTTGGTGGGGCTGCTGGTAGGGCTTACGGGCGTGGGCGGTATTCTGATCCCCCCGGCCCTGATCCTGCTGAGCGGTCTTGAACCGCACGAAGCCATGGGTACCGCGCTGGCCTCGTTTTTTCCAATCGCGCTGGTGGGAACCTACATGTACCGCCGTCTGGGGCATGTGGACTGGTCACAGGCCGTGCCCTACATGATGGGCGGGCTTGCCGCGTTGCCGGGTGCCATGATCAATGCGCACATCAACGCGAGCCCGCTGGTGATACTGCTGGCAAGCATCATACTGTTTGCGGGTGTGTGTGTTTTGCGGCCCCCAAAGGCCGGGGGCAGCGTATTCTGGCAGAGTCGTACGGGATTTTTTATTATCGGCGCTGCCACGGCTTTTCTGGCGGGCATGACAGGCGCGGGCGGGCCCGTGCTTTCCATCCCCTGGATGATCGCCGCCGGGGTTTCACCCATGACTGCGGTGGGCCTTGCCATGCCGTATCAGGTGGTTACAGCCCTGTTTGGAACTGTGGGCAACATTCAGGCCGGGCATGTGGATTTTGAGCTGCTGCCCGCGCTGTGCCTGCTAGAAACCGCAGGCTTTGGTCTTGGCGTGGCCCTTGCCCGGCGCACGCCCACTGCCACCCTGCGTACGTTGATCGGCGGCGTGTGCTGCCTGTTGGGATTGGTATTGCTGGTTCGCGGGATTTCTGGCTGA